The Neoarius graeffei isolate fNeoGra1 chromosome 12, fNeoGra1.pri, whole genome shotgun sequence genome window below encodes:
- the dub gene encoding duboraya isoform X2: MANKPVRRRPPRTLPLPGSNDVAQGQDEQKAEVESHPPRKNRNSALIEKLQATLSPTALLPSPLSPGAGKPQLPFFPPHPPCDPGNSTSASKLSPTEAPASFEAPAESTVLLSVNKGRARHSIKRRPPSRRLRKSSGEEEEKTSSPVSGPTTPDGKENDVFEKQKVEKEEIDGTDSASATSEQQQDQEQCEASADSEQQPLTSTGGEDESKECVVLAENKETLDEEMKSEQPELDSSKEESIKQEPDDETAMEAQSEPATATDDKI; the protein is encoded by the exons AACAAGCCTGTACGGAGGAGACCTCCACGCACACTGCCACTTCCTGGCAGTAATGATGTGGCTCAGGGTCAGGACGAG CAGAAAGCAGAAGTGGAGTCCCACCCGCCGAGAAAGAATCGAAACTCTGCCCTCATTGAGAAACTACAG GCAACTCTTTCACCAACAGCCCTCTTGCCTTCCCCATTGAGTCCAGGAGCTGGGAAACCACAGCTGCCATTTTTTCCACCTCACCCACCCTGTGACCCAGGAAACTCAACCTCAGCATCCAAACTGAGCCCAACAGAGGCCCCAGCCAGCTTCGAGGCCCCTGCGGAAAGCACTGTCCTTCTAAGCGTCAACAAG GGTCGTGCTCGTCATTCTATCAAACGCCGTCCGCCATCTCGCCGACTCAGGAAGTCCAGTGGGGAGGAAGAGGAAAAGACCTCCTCACCTGTCTCTGGTCCGACAACTCCAGACGGAAAGGAGAATGATGTGTTTGAGAAGCAGAAGGTGGAGAAAGAGGAGATTGATGGTACTGACTCAGCGTCTGCTACGTCTGAACAACAGCAAGATCAAGAGCAATGTGAAGCCTCAGCGGATTCAGAACAGCAGCCCTTAACTTCAACAGGAGGAGAAGACGAGAGCAAGGAGTGTGTTGTGTTAGCTGAGAACAAGGAGACACTAGACGAGGAGATGAAGTCTGAGCAACCTGAGTTAGACAGCAGTAAAGAAGAATCCATAAAACAAGAGCCTGATGACGAGACAGCCATGGAGGCACAGAGTGAGCCAGCAACAGCAACAGATGACAAAATATAA
- the dub gene encoding duboraya isoform X1, with product MGEGGGKEVDGTRKQKNGSRLSVAELAGKFASPIPTADEVNKPVRRRPPRTLPLPGSNDVAQGQDEQKAEVESHPPRKNRNSALIEKLQATLSPTALLPSPLSPGAGKPQLPFFPPHPPCDPGNSTSASKLSPTEAPASFEAPAESTVLLSVNKGRARHSIKRRPPSRRLRKSSGEEEEKTSSPVSGPTTPDGKENDVFEKQKVEKEEIDGTDSASATSEQQQDQEQCEASADSEQQPLTSTGGEDESKECVVLAENKETLDEEMKSEQPELDSSKEESIKQEPDDETAMEAQSEPATATDDKI from the exons AATGGGTCGAGACTCTCTGTGGCTGAACTGGCTGGAAAGTTCGCATCTCCCATTCCTACAGCAGATGAAGTG AACAAGCCTGTACGGAGGAGACCTCCACGCACACTGCCACTTCCTGGCAGTAATGATGTGGCTCAGGGTCAGGACGAG CAGAAAGCAGAAGTGGAGTCCCACCCGCCGAGAAAGAATCGAAACTCTGCCCTCATTGAGAAACTACAG GCAACTCTTTCACCAACAGCCCTCTTGCCTTCCCCATTGAGTCCAGGAGCTGGGAAACCACAGCTGCCATTTTTTCCACCTCACCCACCCTGTGACCCAGGAAACTCAACCTCAGCATCCAAACTGAGCCCAACAGAGGCCCCAGCCAGCTTCGAGGCCCCTGCGGAAAGCACTGTCCTTCTAAGCGTCAACAAG GGTCGTGCTCGTCATTCTATCAAACGCCGTCCGCCATCTCGCCGACTCAGGAAGTCCAGTGGGGAGGAAGAGGAAAAGACCTCCTCACCTGTCTCTGGTCCGACAACTCCAGACGGAAAGGAGAATGATGTGTTTGAGAAGCAGAAGGTGGAGAAAGAGGAGATTGATGGTACTGACTCAGCGTCTGCTACGTCTGAACAACAGCAAGATCAAGAGCAATGTGAAGCCTCAGCGGATTCAGAACAGCAGCCCTTAACTTCAACAGGAGGAGAAGACGAGAGCAAGGAGTGTGTTGTGTTAGCTGAGAACAAGGAGACACTAGACGAGGAGATGAAGTCTGAGCAACCTGAGTTAGACAGCAGTAAAGAAGAATCCATAAAACAAGAGCCTGATGACGAGACAGCCATGGAGGCACAGAGTGAGCCAGCAACAGCAACAGATGACAAAATATAA